GGGTCTGGAATTCCATATTCACTCATGACATGGAACGCTACCTCCGCTCTTTGTTCTACAGAATGGAAAACGTCTTTACGCTGATCGAAGGACCCTCTGGTTCGGGCAAGGAGCTGGTTGCCGGAGCGATTGGCTTGTCACGATTCATCCCCTTCAATGAACAGACATTAAAATTTAACACCAACTACCGAAAGGTCTTTTATCCAATCAATCTTTCAGCGCTTTCCGAGACACTGATTGAATCAGAACTTTTTGGTCATCAAAAAGGCGCCTTCACTGGAGCCCTTCAGAACCGGGCCGGTTATTTTGAAAGCTGCGGACCCTATGGAACGGTTTTCCTGGATGAGATAGGAGAGACCGCTCCAACCATTCAAGTCCAACTGCTACGAGTATTACAAACCCGACAATTTCAACGGCTCGGGGATATCCAACCCTTAAAATTCGAAGGCAAGGTCATGGCTGCCACCAATCGAAATCTGGCCTTGGAAATGAGCAGAGGAAAATTTCGGACCGATTTTTACTATCGCCTGTGCGCCGACCGTATTGAAACGCCGTCTTTGGTTTCTATGATTGAAAATAATAAGTCAGAGTTGGAAATAATGGTTGGATTTATAGCTGAAAAAATCGCTGGCCCTCTAGAGAAAGCCCACTTAACAGAGGAGGTAGTAAACTGGATTAGACAGTCCATGCCTAAACACTACCCGTGGCCGGGTAATTTTCGTGAACTGGAACAGTGCGTCCGTAACGTAATGGTACACGGAGAATATAAAGCACAGTTGGAACCTACTGTTTCTTCGGAAGCTGACGATTTAACAAGTGGATCAACTCCCACGCTCAACCAATGGATACAGGTTCTCGTGAATCGAGAATTTGCAAAGACACCCAACCTTGCCCAGGTCGCCGACCGGCTACAAGTAGATCGAAGGACCGTGAAGAAATATTTGAGCCATTCCTCTTAAGAAATTTTCGAGTTCGAAAAAACAAAGGTCCTCACCCTCATGAACCGTCCTCTGTCTATATTCCCTCAATTTTTCATGAGGACCTTCAAGCTGTATTAACCGGTGTTGCTAAAGCTCCTTGAACAACGGCTCAATTTCCATCTCAGGAACCTTGACCAGACCTTTATCGGTTAATCGAATTTCGGGAATAACCGAAAGTGGCAAGAGATTGAATCCCATGTAGGGCAATGTGCAACCGGCGGCCACCCAAGCGGCTTTCACTTTGGAGGCGGCTTCGGCAACTTCTCCGGCACGAAGATCAGAGATGAGTCCGGCAATAGGGAGCGCAACAAAAGCAACGACCTCTCCGCCCTGAACCACAGATACCCCACCCTGCGATTCGCGAATCGTTTCAATCGCCAAGGACATGGAAGTTTCATCAAATCCGGCCACAATGACATTGTGTGCATCGTGCCCAACGCTACTGGCAACAGCTCCCTCTTTGAGGCCAAAGTTTTGCAGAAATCCATAGGCGATGTTTCCCTTTACTCCGTATCGTTCGATAACAGCCATGTGACAACAATCGTTCTCTTCCAAAAATGAATCCCAACTCGTAGAAAGGTTTTCCAAGTTGGCTTTTCTGTGGAGCGTAACAATCCCAGGAAGCTCTGTTCTCAGAATACTAACTTCGGATGGCACAGCGGGAATTTCCGGAATGAGAATCGGCTTCAGGGGCATGTTGACCGTCTCGTACGCCTTTTTAGGATATTGGTAGCGTTGATTGGATAACTGCTCATCCAACTCCGAAGTCACTTTGCCGTCCTCTACAACTAATTCTCCACCGTACCAGGTGTTCTTCACTTCAAGATCATCATTCAACAGAACCATGTCGGCCCGACGGCCATGGCCCAAGGCTCCAAAATCTCCGTCCATCGCGTATCGAGTTGCAGGATGCAATGAACCCATTGACCAGGCAGTAGGCATATCGATTCCCGCTCGGATGGCTTCCGTTACAACCCAGTTCATGCCAAAGACAAACAGATCATCCGCATCGCGATCGTCCGTGCACACGCACACACGCTTGGTGCTGGCGCCCAATTCTGTCACGGCCTTAATCGCCTCTGGCAAACTATGCCAGGGAGTTGTCGGCGGCCCTCCCCTAAGGAATATCCAGATGCCGGCTTCCAGAAAATCATTTGCAATGTCACGGTCGATCGCTTCGTGGGTATCGGTAACTCCACTCGCCGCGTAGGCCCCCACAAATTCTCTTCCGTAGATATGACCAGAGACTGGCCTACCACGTTTCAAAGCAGCTTGAATGACACCGTGAGAACGTGGGTCCCCCATACATACGGGAACAAAATCCATTTTCTCACCCAAAGCCACTATCTCTGGCCAGGCGTCAAACATGGCCCCTGCCTTTTCAGGAGTCAGGTCTCCACCACAGGTTTCAAAGGCTGCATTCGTAGCTGGTATCGTACTTGGCAGAGTAAGATAAATATTCAGCGGTGCCACTCGTGCATCCTCCAACATCCATTCAATACCTTCGGTGTCGCATACATTCCCAATCTCATGACTATCACAAAAAATTGTAGTCGTACCATTGAGCAAGGCCGCTTCCGAGTAAGCACAAGCCGTCATCATACTACTCTCTATATGGATGTGAGGATCGACCAAGCCAGGGGCGATAATTCCGCCGCGCGCATCGAATGTTTTGACGGTGCCTTTAAAGGTCCCGGCTGGTTTAATGGCGGCGATTCTTCCATGGGAAACCCATACTTCTTTGTCAGACAACATCCGCTCGGTATAAGTCGAAAGGATACGACAGCCGGTAACGACGAGATCTGGTACCCGCGTTCCCGAAGCTACCGCAGCAAGGGTTTGGGTAAGGGAGGATAATGGAGCAACGCTGAATCGATTCATAGAAGTTAGCTTAGGTTGAGCTTAAGGTGTTTTTTGCCGTAATCGTAGGTGACTGCATCACTACCACGCGCGATGGACTTCCAACCTTGATTTTCCAAACGATCCTGGAAGGCCATAACATCGTTATGATAATCCTGAAGCAGGCGAGCCTTTGTCTGATCATCCAGGAAAGAATGCTTAAGACTGTTTTCTCCAAGCGTAATCATTTCTTTCCAGGTGAGATTGAACCGTGACACCGCTACAAAATATTCGTCCGTCATGTTGGAATGCCACATGCCGCGATCATCCGTATTCAAGCAGCAAGGAATTCCCTGCCGCATGTAAATGGGGAACGGGTGCTCATCCAGATCGGGCGTATAACCGAGGAGATGGTTACTTATCAGATTTATTTCGATAAGGAAATTTTCGCCCCGCATCATTTGCATCGTCGATGGATCGCGAAACAAATTAATGCCATGTCCTATTCGGGTAGCTCCCAAACGAAGCGTATCGAAAATATGGGTATCTTTTTTCTCAGCCTCACCCGCGTGAATGGAAATTCCAACTCCAGGAAACTTTCTGATCATTCGATCAAACACATCGGTAAATTTACTCGGGTAGCCTCGGTTGTCATCTTCACGACCAGCCAAGTTGATACCCAACCATAACTCCGGGTTATTGTAAGTGTATTCAAAATACTTTTCCACCCCTTCAATTGCATCAGGTGAAAATCTTAATACGATAGTTTGAAACCGTACCAACACACCTGTTGCTTTAGCATCCGGTTGATCGAATCGATCAAGAAATCTGCGTGTGGCCTCATCATCCGAAATGGTCTTCCCGTTTGAATCGGTCCATCCGCGAAACCGAGCTTGAATCTCCAAATACCTGACACCCTCAGCTCCGAAGCGCTTCATATTTTCGACCAGGAGCTCGGTCATTACGTCAATGGATTGAAGTATATCTCCAAGACGATTCCAAATATACTCAAAAAACTCGTCCCGACCTTCACCATCGTTATCGAGGAACATGGCATTCTTCCAGGCACGTTTCTCCTTATCGTTTAGATCAGATAGCTGTTTGAAATCTTTTTGCACGTCAGCGCTCAATCGGTCCAAAGTATGATTAGAGATAGTCACCCAACCGGAGAGGTTTCGCGAATCACGCATGTCGCCCACATCGATAAGATTTAGACTGGAAATTCGAACTCTGGTATAAAAGGTCTGCCCGCCGTTGCGTTTTGGGTCGGTGGCCACATCCCAGATCATTTCAGGTAACATACCTCCACCCAAATGATGATGGATATCTCCGCCTTTTGGCAGCGCATAAAGAAATCGATAGAGATCTTCCGGCGATGCTTCCTTTTTCAGATTGCGCCATGCCTGTTCGGTACTTGTGGAAAAGTTTAACTGTGAAACCTGTCGAGTGCTTTTAATTTCACGTGTTGCTGTTGAACCACTGACTCTTGAAGTGTCCTGAGCGGATCCACTACGAGAGCCGACCAACAGACCGGATCCAAGAGCGGCCAGAAAACCTTTACCTATAAAACTGCGCCGACTCGCAGATAAATCCCTGGCGTTCGAGTCATCGCGGTTAAGGATACGCGTATACCACTTTTTTAACGGAAATAATTTCATAGTCTTACAATTGTCTCAAAATTTTCACTACTTCATCCCATAGTAAACGAGGAACAAGCCCGCTACAAAATAGCTGAAAACGGGAACCTCTTTCATTCGATTTAAAAGAATCATTACAAAGACAAAAACCACCAACCCAATCCCGATCCCTTCCGTGATACTGAAGGTCAGAGGAATAAGCAGCATTGTCAGAAATGCCGGCGCAACTTCCACCAGGTCATCAAAGTTGAGCTCTTTCATTCCTTGGGCCATGAATACCCCAACCATAACCAATGCAGGAGCAGTTGCAACGGCTGGAACGATTGTCAAAATGGGTGTGAAGATCAGTGCCAGTAAAAAGCAGATACCGCATACTACCGCAGTCAGTCCTGTTTTGCCACCTGACTCAATACCAACAGCCGATTCGACGTAGGAAGTTGTTGTTGAAGTCCCCAAGAGGGCTCCGCCCATTGTGGCAATGGAGTCAGCAGTAAGCGCCTTGCCCATGTTGGGCATATTGCCATTTTCATCAACCAGTTTGGCCCTTCGTGAAAGACCAATCAGGGTTCCAATACTGTCGAAAAGATCTAATATCAGAAGGGTAAGCACGACTGGCAAAGCTGCCTGCCAATGAGTAAAAGGATACCATATCTTTAATTTCAAAAAGGTCTCGCCGATGCCGGATGGCAAAGAAATGATTCCGGAAGGAGGGGCGGTAATTGCACTCCCACCACTGGTAATAAAAAATCCAAGAGCGGTTATGCCAAGGATCGAAAGCAAGATCGCCCCAGGAAATTTTTTAATCGATAGTACTGTCATCAGAATAACACCCAAGATAACCAGAATCGAAGCCGGCGATTTCAAGCTACCCACAGCCACGAAGGTCGCATCGTGACTTACGACAATGCCAACGTTCTTCAGGCCGATGAATGCGATAAAGAATCCGATTCCGACTTGAACCCCCACCTTCAATCCGTTTGGCAGCGATTCGGCGATCTTCTTTCTTAACCCAGTGATTGAAAGAATAAGAAAAACCACCCCATTCCAAAAGACCATGGCCAATGCAGCCTCCCACGCAACGCCCATGCCAAGGCAAATCACGTAGGCAAAGTAACTGTTTGTTCCCATACCAGGCGCCAAGGCGATCGGATAATTCGTCATCCACGCCATAAGAAAACATCCTAAAGCGGCGGCTAATGCAGTGACAGTGATTACAGCCTCCCTCGGCATCCCTGCCTCGGACAGAATCGAAGGATTAACCACCAAAATATACGCCATTGCGGCGAAGGTGGTGATTCCTGCGAGTATCTCTGTGCGAACCGTGCTGCCTTGAGGACTGACGTTAAAGATTTGATCGAGCCATTTCACAAATAGAGTTAAGCAAACAAAATGCGAGAGTTGCAAGTTTGGCATCGAGTCTGCCACAATCTAATTATGGCTCAACTAAGATTCTTATTCGCACTCGCGATTATAACATCTATCGTCGGCTGTTCCGAAGGCCCAAAAACCCAGGGCCCCATTCCAATCAAGGTCGTCGTGGTTGCGATGTTCGAGATTGGAGATGTGGCCGGAGATCGACCTGGCGAATTTCAATACTGGGTAGAACGACTTCCGCTCAACGAAACCTTAGACTTTCCGCAGGGCCATTCACCCCTTCGCTACAACGCGGATAAAGGAATACTCGGGGTAACAACCGGTATCGGAACTCAATTTTCCACCGCCACCATCATGGGCCTTGGGATGGACCCGCGCTTCGACCTGTCCAAAGCTTACTGGTTGGTTGCAGGCATTGCAGGCGGAGATCCCGAGGACACATCTCCAGCTGACACGGTATGGACAGACTGGGCGATCGATGGCGATATTGGTCACGAAATCGATCCGCGTGAGGCACCTGCAGGTTGGCCAACCGGTTACATACCGTTTCGCAAAAAGGCCCCTACCAACTTCCTATGCCCGAAAGTGATCAACATTGGGGAGTTCGTTATAAACTAAATCCGGACCTGCTTAACTGGGCCTACCAACTGACCAAGGATACCGAGCTTACGACAAGCGAAGGCGCAGAGAATCTAAGACTCAAATTTAAAGACTTTGACGGAGCCCAACACCCACCACGGGTGCAATTAGGTTCCCACCTGGCTGCGGCTACCTATTGGCATGGCGCTCTCTTGAACGATTGGGCCAATGGTTGGGTGAATTATTGGACCGAGGGCACAGGCGATTTCTTCACCTCCGCAATGGAGGACACCGGCACTATGCAGGCACTCACGCGATTGGACAATGCAGGTAAAGCCGACATCGACCGGGCAATGGTTCTGAGAGGTGTCACAAACTACACCCGACCCATCGATACGGTAACCGCGACCGAAAGCCTCGAAGGCGAAACCGTCGGTCACTACTCAGCTTACATGCCGACCGTCGAAAACGTTTACCGCACCGGAATTCCAGTGGTGGAAGCTATTTTAGAAAATTGGGATAGGTATAAAGACACCATTCCGTCCGCGCACTAGGTTCGGGGATCCGAACCAGACGACTTGATAATTGACTATTGACCCTGTTTGCATTCCTTCTGTTGGCATTCCTCTGTTGGCATTCTCTTTAATCTCTAACCGCCAACGTAATTTGAACTTCCACGGTTGATCCAAGGGGCAAGCCTGAAGTCGAGATCGCTGCACGGGCATGCTTTCCGGCTTCTCCAAATATTTCGACTAACAAGTCGCTTGCGCCATTGATGACGGCAGGAGCCTTGGTGAACCCATCCACCGCGTTCACATATCCGGAGACCAGCAGGATTTTATCAACTCGATCAAGATCCCCCAGGGCGGCTTTCATACCAGCGATCGCATTCAAGGTACATACTCTTGCCGCCGCATAGCCAGTTTCTACCGTTTGCTCTTTCCCAACCTTCCCGGTGTGAGAAAGTTCTCCGTTCACCATGCAAATTGCCCCGGCGAGGTAGAGCGTGTTACCGTTCATACGATAAGGCAGATAATTTCCTGCAGCAGCAGGCGGCGGTGGTAGTTCTAATCCGAGCTCCTTTATTTTATTTTCAATTTCATTCATCGTTTAGTAGTAAGACAACTGAATCTATGATTGGCTATAAATATTCCAATGAGTCCCGACATTTACTGGTCCATTTCCGAATGGTCTCATCATTCAAAGTCTGACCCACAAAAGGCTGCCGACCATTTCTTTAACCACCTAAACCGGTTTCCGAAAGCTCAAGTACGGGCAGCCATCGCACGCATTCCATCCAGGGAGCATTTGATTCAGGCTTTCGAGAAGTCGATCGCAGGCCCGGGTCTGCCACTCGCGGGCGCTCCTTACCTATTAAAGGACCTGTATGATGTAGCAGGCTGGGAGACTAACGCATCCTCGCATTTTTTGAATGAAGTGCGGTCGACACCAAAAACATCCAGTGCACTAGCCCGCGCATTTGACCATGCGGGAGGTGTGTTTGCAGGGAAGACGCATCTTGTGGAATTTGCTTTTGGAATGGAGGGGAGTAACTGCCATTTTGGCGATGGCGTTCATCCGCTTTTCCCAAATCGTATTTCCGGAGGATCCAGCAGTGGTTCAGTTTGGGCGGTGGCGGGTGGCTTAGTACCCCTCGCGTCCGGTTCGGACACGGGAGGTTCCGTTCGAGTCCCGGCCGCCTACAATGGTCTTTATGGGCTTCGGGTTACTCCCACACATCCGTGGTCCAAGGATGGTTGTTGGCCTTTGAGTCCAAGTTTCGATACCGCGGGTTGGTTTACGCGAACTGCAGCCGACATGGCGATTACGATCGATGCATTGTTCGCACCCGGTTCGGACGAACAGGCCAAGTTTAAGGGATTGGATCTTCTACCCCATTACGCATTTATCGACGAAGGGCTTTCGGCACCACATCGACAAACGATAGACGCCATTCTAGCTTCAACTAATTCCGAGGCCACTAAAGCGTTCCTTTCTTTACCCGACTTGGTAAAGGCTTACCTCGTTATTTCGAGCAACGAGGCTTTCGGGGTTCACAAGGAATGGCACGAAAACCGGAAGGACCAATACGATCCACAAACCTGGGACAGAATCGCCAAAGGAAAACAATGGTCTATTGACGATTTGAACGAAGCCTTTGCCGTTAAAAACCAAATGAGCAAATGGTTGAATGAGTGGTTCCTGGAATACGATTACATAGTTCTCCCAGCGTCCCCGGTTCCAGCTCCATTGCTTGGCGAAGGAACAGTACTGCGCGAAGCCAATCTTGCACTCACAGCCCCCGCGAGTCTGGCTGGCCTACCGGTTCTCACCATCCCCTACTTTATGGAATCCGGATTGAGCGGCGGCCTTCAAATCATTGTGCCGGATCTCAGTCCACGATCGATCGCCGTGTGGAAACGACTGCTCTATAGCTGATAGGTTGAAATTATTTTATGAGTTGGAGTATTTCCTGAAGCTATTCCCGTCTTAAAAAACCAAAGAAATAGGGCAATCGCGTCCTCGCGATGCCGCCATTACACCAGAAATACACGACGCAGCAAGAACGTCCCAACTCCGCCACCAAACGTCCCAAAATGCACGGCACAAGGTGTACAGACCTACCTTCTATAACTGAAGTTCGAAGTTCTTCTGTAGGAGAGGACCTTGGTCCCGATTTCGATTATCCACGATGTGCGTTTGATCAGCTATTTCGACAAGCTCAATAAATTCAAACCTGAACAAACATGATCGCAACTACTTCATCGCAACGCCAGGTTCGCAATAACAGGAAGATGTAGGAATCGTGTCGGCGCGTGACCAAGCTGATTTTATTTTAGAATCGAGCGCGTTTGCTTCCGTATGTTTTCCCTGAGCACGAAGCGATTTTTGAAGACCAATCAAACCCCATCCATTATTTCGGTTTCGCTCCAAATCTTCGTGGTAAACCATTTCCGCTTCCGCTGCACGACCATCGGCCATGAGCAACGCGCCAAGTGTATGCCGGACGGGCAGCATCCATCCAGGAGGTTCATCGTAAATAAGTGAATCCTCTTCCTGAATACCGAAACGAAGTCGTGCGAATGCCGCTTCCTTTTTTCCTTCGCGCCAGAGTAATTCGCCTTCGATCATCGCCTGGGCAATCGGAAGAACTTTGTTCACCGGATTGTTGAAAATATACCATTCCTCAGGAACAGCTTTCATGGCAGCATTAAAGGCGTTCATTTCTTCGCGCGCTTCTTTCGTTTGGCCCTTTGCCGAGTAAGCAATGGATCGGGCATAGAATCGAACTGCATTACTCACCAATCGGTAATCTTTGTAAGCTGGCTCCTCAAGCACCTCGTCCCATTTCCCGAACCGGATAAGTGTATGGAAATTTGAAGGCATGACCCCATCTATAAGACCCGCAAATGCTTTAAGAGGCTCTTCGGGAATATCATTTTCCAGATCACGCGCTGCCCGCAAGGCCTCTTCGAAGCGACCCGACATCATCGCGGCATAGGATAAAAAATGAAGATTGTGCGCATAGTAGATGGAATACATCGCAGGTTCCGGTGCTTTATCGAAATAGACTCTGTCG
This genomic stretch from Verrucomicrobiota bacterium harbors:
- a CDS encoding NCS2 family permease gives rise to the protein MKWLDQIFNVSPQGSTVRTEILAGITTFAAMAYILVVNPSILSEAGMPREAVITVTALAAALGCFLMAWMTNYPIALAPGMGTNSYFAYVICLGMGVAWEAALAMVFWNGVVFLILSITGLRKKIAESLPNGLKVGVQVGIGFFIAFIGLKNVGIVVSHDATFVAVGSLKSPASILVILGVILMTVLSIKKFPGAILLSILGITALGFFITSGGSAITAPPSGIISLPSGIGETFLKLKIWYPFTHWQAALPVVLTLLILDLFDSIGTLIGLSRRAKLVDENGNMPNMGKALTADSIATMGGALLGTSTTTSYVESAVGIESGGKTGLTAVVCGICFLLALIFTPILTIVPAVATAPALVMVGVFMAQGMKELNFDDLVEVAPAFLTMLLIPLTFSITEGIGIGLVVFVFVMILLNRMKEVPVFSYFVAGLFLVYYGMK
- a CDS encoding adenosine deaminase, with product MKLFPLKKWYTRILNRDDSNARDLSASRRSFIGKGFLAALGSGLLVGSRSGSAQDTSRVSGSTATREIKSTRQVSQLNFSTSTEQAWRNLKKEASPEDLYRFLYALPKGGDIHHHLGGGMLPEMIWDVATDPKRNGGQTFYTRVRISSLNLIDVGDMRDSRNLSGWVTISNHTLDRLSADVQKDFKQLSDLNDKEKRAWKNAMFLDNDGEGRDEFFEYIWNRLGDILQSIDVMTELLVENMKRFGAEGVRYLEIQARFRGWTDSNGKTISDDEATRRFLDRFDQPDAKATGVLVRFQTIVLRFSPDAIEGVEKYFEYTYNNPELWLGINLAGREDDNRGYPSKFTDVFDRMIRKFPGVGISIHAGEAEKKDTHIFDTLRLGATRIGHGINLFRDPSTMQMMRGENFLIEINLISNHLLGYTPDLDEHPFPIYMRQGIPCCLNTDDRGMWHSNMTDEYFVAVSRFNLTWKEMITLGENSLKHSFLDDQTKARLLQDYHNDVMAFQDRLENQGWKSIARGSDAVTYDYGKKHLKLNLS
- a CDS encoding amidase produces the protein MSPDIYWSISEWSHHSKSDPQKAADHFFNHLNRFPKAQVRAAIARIPSREHLIQAFEKSIAGPGLPLAGAPYLLKDLYDVAGWETNASSHFLNEVRSTPKTSSALARAFDHAGGVFAGKTHLVEFAFGMEGSNCHFGDGVHPLFPNRISGGSSSGSVWAVAGGLVPLASGSDTGGSVRVPAAYNGLYGLRVTPTHPWSKDGCWPLSPSFDTAGWFTRTAADMAITIDALFAPGSDEQAKFKGLDLLPHYAFIDEGLSAPHRQTIDAILASTNSEATKAFLSLPDLVKAYLVISSNEAFGVHKEWHENRKDQYDPQTWDRIAKGKQWSIDDLNEAFAVKNQMSKWLNEWFLEYDYIVLPASPVPAPLLGEGTVLREANLALTAPASLAGLPVLTIPYFMESGLSGGLQIIVPDLSPRSIAVWKRLLYS
- a CDS encoding RidA family protein, with protein sequence MNEIENKIKELGLELPPPPAAAGNYLPYRMNGNTLYLAGAICMVNGELSHTGKVGKEQTVETGYAAARVCTLNAIAGMKAALGDLDRVDKILLVSGYVNAVDGFTKAPAVINGASDLLVEIFGEAGKHARAAISTSGLPLGSTVEVQITLAVRD
- a CDS encoding amidohydrolase family protein, encoding MNRFSVAPLSSLTQTLAAVASGTRVPDLVVTGCRILSTYTERMLSDKEVWVSHGRIAAIKPAGTFKGTVKTFDARGGIIAPGLVDPHIHIESSMMTACAYSEAALLNGTTTIFCDSHEIGNVCDTEGIEWMLEDARVAPLNIYLTLPSTIPATNAAFETCGGDLTPEKAGAMFDAWPEIVALGEKMDFVPVCMGDPRSHGVIQAALKRGRPVSGHIYGREFVGAYAASGVTDTHEAIDRDIANDFLEAGIWIFLRGGPPTTPWHSLPEAIKAVTELGASTKRVCVCTDDRDADDLFVFGMNWVVTEAIRAGIDMPTAWSMGSLHPATRYAMDGDFGALGHGRRADMVLLNDDLEVKNTWYGGELVVEDGKVTSELDEQLSNQRYQYPKKAYETVNMPLKPILIPEIPAVPSEVSILRTELPGIVTLHRKANLENLSTSWDSFLEENDCCHMAVIERYGVKGNIAYGFLQNFGLKEGAVASSVGHDAHNVIVAGFDETSMSLAIETIRESQGGVSVVQGGEVVAFVALPIAGLISDLRAGEVAEAASKVKAAWVAAGCTLPYMGFNLLPLSVIPEIRLTDKGLVKVPEMEIEPLFKEL
- a CDS encoding sigma 54-interacting transcriptional regulator is translated as MSKIDIYSKNDAQIADNLVRIIYCNPFLEERQRLDSEVLGSLYKPSMKGKGSGLENQQNMDQLRSHCEALLLSGRKVIVGLSNPQAHPQFRLYEHLVYFHLYHAQASSMDEHLANCIQQPDNNLVWSSFKELSNDYDFYLTLNKIKITPAYTKSELTSFLFQIRRAFYHTQASLIGQSEAMRKLRARVWNSIFTHDMERYLRSLFYRMENVFTLIEGPSGSGKELVAGAIGLSRFIPFNEQTLKFNTNYRKVFYPINLSALSETLIESELFGHQKGAFTGALQNRAGYFESCGPYGTVFLDEIGETAPTIQVQLLRVLQTRQFQRLGDIQPLKFEGKVMAATNRNLALEMSRGKFRTDFYYRLCADRIETPSLVSMIENNKSELEIMVGFIAEKIAGPLEKAHLTEEVVNWIRQSMPKHYPWPGNFRELEQCVRNVMVHGEYKAQLEPTVSSEADDLTSGSTPTLNQWIQVLVNREFAKTPNLAQVADRLQVDRRTVKKYLSHSS